A genomic segment from Barrientosiimonas humi encodes:
- a CDS encoding aldo/keto reductase — protein sequence MSIGTIDLGQGLTVSRLGFGGMALSHVYGGIEPQAAERTLHETIDLGITFIDTADVYGEPRPGTTGPAGTNEELVGTVLRTRRDEVQLATKFGITGAVGDGATAARGDRAYVLAACDDSLRRLGVDTIDLYYMHRRELTRPIEETVGAMAELVQAGKVRHLGLSEVTADELRAAAAVHPIAAVQSEWSLWSRDVETNVVPAAREVGAGFVPYSPLGRGFLAGAMTREAVAGGVLKAEPRFAEHYDANQRVVEVIAAVGDELGATPAQVALAWLFAQGERFGLPVVPIPGSRKASRMAENAGSLDLTLSDDQLQRLDAAADLVQGGRQLTFTDPQWISSNRE from the coding sequence ATGAGCATCGGCACCATCGACCTCGGTCAGGGGCTCACCGTGAGCCGGCTCGGCTTCGGGGGCATGGCCCTCAGCCACGTCTACGGCGGCATCGAGCCGCAGGCCGCCGAGCGCACCCTGCACGAGACGATCGACCTCGGCATCACGTTCATCGACACGGCCGACGTCTACGGCGAGCCGCGGCCGGGCACCACCGGCCCCGCCGGCACCAACGAGGAGCTGGTCGGCACGGTGCTGCGCACCCGGCGCGACGAGGTGCAGCTGGCCACGAAGTTCGGCATCACCGGTGCGGTGGGCGACGGCGCCACCGCCGCACGCGGCGACCGGGCGTACGTCCTCGCCGCCTGCGACGACTCGTTGCGTCGTCTCGGGGTCGACACCATCGACCTCTACTACATGCACCGGCGCGAGCTGACGCGCCCGATCGAGGAGACCGTCGGCGCGATGGCCGAGCTCGTGCAGGCCGGCAAGGTGCGCCACCTGGGCCTGTCCGAGGTCACGGCCGACGAGCTGCGCGCGGCCGCGGCGGTGCACCCGATCGCCGCGGTGCAGAGCGAGTGGAGCCTGTGGTCGCGCGACGTCGAGACCAACGTCGTCCCGGCTGCGCGCGAGGTCGGCGCGGGCTTCGTGCCCTACTCCCCGCTCGGTCGCGGCTTCCTCGCCGGCGCCATGACCCGGGAGGCGGTCGCCGGCGGGGTGCTCAAGGCCGAGCCGCGGTTCGCCGAGCACTACGACGCCAACCAGCGCGTGGTCGAGGTCATCGCCGCGGTCGGCGACGAGCTGGGCGCCACGCCCGCGCAGGTCGCCCTGGCCTGGCTCTTCGCCCAGGGCGAGCGGTTCGGGTTGCCGGTCGTGCCGATCCCCGGCAGCCGCAAGGCGTCTCGCATGGCCGAGAACGCCGGCTCGCTCGACCTGACGCTGAGCGACGACCAGCTGCAGCGGCTCGACGCCGCGGCCGACCTCGTGCAGGGCGGCCGGCAGCTGACGTTCACCGACCCGCAGTGGATCTCCAGCAACCGCGAGTGA
- a CDS encoding MerR family transcriptional regulator has product MTTTSTPELGIAAVAERTGLSQDALRWYEREGLIPPVPRTPAGRRTYDDAAVRMVQLVVRLRRTGMPIAQVKEFCVMVGEGAATHGRRMSLLLEHRVRLLEQQAQLRDDLAAVDHKISHYEDLIERGLDCAETPVTDPGIRSQQRRFA; this is encoded by the coding sequence GTGACCACGACCAGCACCCCCGAGCTCGGCATCGCCGCCGTCGCCGAGCGCACGGGTCTCAGCCAGGACGCCCTGCGGTGGTACGAGCGCGAGGGCCTGATCCCGCCGGTGCCGCGCACGCCGGCCGGGCGGCGGACGTACGACGACGCGGCCGTGCGCATGGTGCAGCTGGTCGTGCGGCTGCGGCGCACCGGCATGCCGATCGCGCAGGTCAAGGAGTTCTGCGTGATGGTCGGCGAGGGCGCGGCGACGCACGGACGGCGGATGAGCCTGCTGCTGGAGCACCGCGTGCGCCTGCTCGAGCAGCAGGCGCAGCTGCGCGACGACCTGGCCGCCGTCGACCACAAGATCTCGCACTACGAAGACCTTATCGAGCGCGGCCTCGACTGCGCCGAGACTCCCGTCACGGATCCCGGGATCCGTTCTCAGCAAAGGAGATTCGCATGA
- a CDS encoding type II toxin-antitoxin system VapC family toxin → MIVDSSALVAVLNDEPRAQELVTLMRDRSTAMSAATYVEAAVVVDARRDPALSRQFDALLSTLGIAVVDVTPEMAAVARQAYRDFGRGSGHAARLNFGDCFSYALAVVRDEPLLFVGDDFTHTDVRAALR, encoded by the coding sequence GTGATCGTCGACTCGTCCGCGCTGGTCGCCGTCCTCAACGACGAGCCCAGGGCGCAAGAGCTGGTGACGTTGATGCGTGACCGTTCGACGGCCATGTCCGCGGCCACCTACGTCGAGGCTGCGGTCGTGGTGGACGCCCGCCGAGATCCTGCGCTGTCCCGCCAGTTCGACGCCCTGCTGAGCACGCTCGGCATCGCCGTCGTGGACGTGACGCCCGAGATGGCGGCCGTGGCGCGGCAGGCCTACCGCGACTTCGGCCGTGGCTCCGGGCACGCGGCACGACTCAACTTCGGGGACTGCTTCTCCTACGCGCTCGCCGTCGTGCGCGACGAACCCCTCCTGTTCGTGGGCGACGACTTCACCCATACCGACGTCCGCGCGGCTCTTCGCTGA
- a CDS encoding type II toxin-antitoxin system VapB family antitoxin, giving the protein MSLNIKNERVHDLVREVARRTGRSQTSAVELALERLLAELGREDDAGSQELDGLLADMRDRVSRTGGRLTTDELYDEAGLPR; this is encoded by the coding sequence ATGAGCCTCAACATCAAGAACGAGCGTGTGCACGACCTCGTGCGTGAGGTGGCGCGGCGCACGGGTCGTTCCCAGACGAGTGCCGTGGAGCTGGCGCTGGAGCGGTTGCTGGCAGAGCTGGGGCGCGAGGACGACGCCGGGAGCCAAGAGCTCGACGGGCTGCTGGCTGACATGCGCGATCGCGTGAGCCGGACCGGCGGCCGGCTCACGACCGACGAGCTCTACGACGAGGCCGGCCTGCCGCGGTGA
- a CDS encoding YceI family protein, whose translation MTTTTNLSGLQNLDGTYAIDPAHSRMGFVARHAMVTKVRGSFNEFEGSAVANGGVNDAKVDVTIQVASLDTRNEQRDGHVKSGDFLAIEQFPTIEFHSTGCSVEGDTLNLTGDLTIKGVTKPITVPFTFEGAATDPFGNERIGFEGSTVINRNDYGITFNAALETGGVLVSEKITLEFEVSAIKQA comes from the coding sequence GTGACGACCACCACCAACCTCTCCGGCCTGCAGAACCTCGACGGCACGTACGCCATCGACCCCGCCCACAGCCGCATGGGCTTCGTCGCCCGGCACGCGATGGTGACCAAGGTCCGCGGCTCGTTCAACGAGTTCGAGGGCAGCGCCGTGGCGAACGGTGGCGTGAACGACGCCAAGGTCGACGTCACGATCCAGGTCGCGAGCCTCGACACCCGCAACGAGCAGCGCGACGGTCACGTCAAGAGCGGCGACTTCCTCGCGATCGAGCAGTTCCCGACCATCGAGTTCCACTCCACCGGCTGCTCGGTCGAGGGCGACACCCTCAACCTGACCGGCGACCTGACCATCAAGGGCGTCACCAAGCCGATCACCGTCCCGTTCACCTTCGAGGGCGCCGCCACCGACCCGTTCGGCAACGAGCGCATCGGCTTCGAGGGCTCGACGGTCATCAACCGCAACGACTACGGCATCACCTTCAACGCCGCGCTCGAGACCGGCGGCGTGCTGGTCAGCGAGAAGATCACCCTCGAGTTCGAGGTCTCGGCGATCAAGCAGGCCTGA
- a CDS encoding MarR family winged helix-turn-helix transcriptional regulator, whose amino-acid sequence MTTTETSWLSDQEQRVWRQWIRASWALPAELNRHLQEFSLSMQDYGVLVCLTDTESGQLRMSDLADLMHWDRSRLSHHITRMSTRGLVERRHCAEDGRGAFVAVTDQGRASIERAAQRHVDGVRELFFDGMTEDEMRALESVTSRLLERLESDKRPGGAAQA is encoded by the coding sequence ATGACCACCACCGAGACGTCCTGGTTGAGCGACCAGGAGCAGCGGGTGTGGCGCCAGTGGATCCGGGCCTCGTGGGCGCTGCCCGCCGAGCTGAACCGCCACCTGCAGGAGTTCTCCCTGAGCATGCAGGACTACGGCGTGCTCGTCTGCCTCACCGACACCGAGTCGGGGCAGCTGCGGATGAGCGACCTCGCCGACCTGATGCACTGGGACCGCTCGCGCCTGTCGCACCACATCACACGCATGAGCACCCGCGGCCTCGTGGAGCGGCGGCACTGCGCCGAGGACGGCCGCGGCGCCTTCGTCGCCGTGACCGACCAGGGGCGCGCCAGCATCGAGCGCGCGGCGCAGCGTCACGTCGACGGCGTGCGCGAGCTGTTCTTCGACGGCATGACCGAGGACGAGATGCGCGCGCTGGAGTCGGTGACCTCGCGCCTGCTCGAGCGCCTCGAGAGCGACAAGCGCCCCGGGGGCGCGGCTCAGGCCTGA
- a CDS encoding VOC family protein, protein MASRLNPYISFRGQAREAMEHYQSVFGGDLQLTTFGEAGAQAPGIVPEQVMHAMLETPAGYTLMASDTPEGMPYREGSTISISLSGDDADALRHSFTRLSEGGQVAMPLEKQMWGDEFGMCIDRFGIAWMVNIAGDAQA, encoded by the coding sequence ATGGCGTCCCGCCTCAACCCCTACATCAGCTTCCGCGGCCAGGCCCGGGAGGCCATGGAGCACTACCAGTCGGTCTTCGGCGGCGACCTGCAGCTGACGACCTTCGGCGAGGCCGGGGCGCAGGCGCCCGGCATCGTGCCCGAGCAGGTGATGCACGCGATGCTCGAGACGCCCGCGGGTTACACGCTGATGGCGAGCGACACCCCCGAGGGCATGCCCTACCGCGAGGGCAGCACCATCTCGATCAGCCTCAGCGGCGACGACGCCGACGCGCTGCGCCACTCCTTCACCCGGCTCTCCGAGGGCGGCCAGGTCGCGATGCCGCTGGAGAAGCAGATGTGGGGCGACGAGTTCGGCATGTGCATCGACCGGTTCGGCATCGCCTGGATGGTCAACATCGCCGGCGACGCTCAGGCCTGA
- a CDS encoding M16 family metallopeptidase codes for MQQTTIEGVRTLWADMPGPFRAALVVGIGARDETFPTSGLAHLLEHVVMSRIGRRPIDNNAEATTDATVFSAIGERSDVLQFLHDVCLQLARPDTARMAHEAKVIAIESGMYDSPGATIALQARFGWRGPGLAAGPEPALDQVTPEQLLDLVSRLVTRDNCVLAMTGPPGDDIRLPLPDAPARRAPEPTLLPRSTPAMIQAPEGAPVTLSYLTRSPAVGLATILRERLMDRLRHDLGISYDISDDTLPLQAGWLTAIAADFAPDAEPDVARVMREEVLGLANRPPDAGERAHAARMAELQLNDPTQLTGYLGFSAVRLLAGLPVLTPEEMLARELAELEPARLREAAAHAVATMLVHVPMEELPEVVGLAVTTELYDGPTFGDRRHRRRTVRPVPRSLEVSVGEDGISMHLRGEHIGAPWSDVVGVAHHEDQRMVVFADGNTVWLRARDFRDGQRLIETVDRATAGRRFHDPGIDPMAEEPQG; via the coding sequence GTGCAGCAGACGACGATCGAGGGTGTCCGCACCCTGTGGGCCGATATGCCCGGCCCGTTCCGCGCCGCTCTGGTGGTCGGCATCGGCGCGCGCGACGAGACCTTCCCGACCTCCGGGCTCGCGCACCTGCTGGAGCACGTCGTGATGTCGCGCATCGGGCGGCGCCCGATCGACAACAACGCCGAGGCCACCACCGACGCCACCGTGTTCTCTGCGATCGGTGAACGGTCCGACGTCCTGCAGTTCCTGCACGACGTCTGCCTGCAGCTCGCCCGCCCCGACACAGCCCGCATGGCCCACGAGGCCAAGGTCATCGCGATCGAGTCGGGGATGTACGACTCCCCCGGCGCGACCATCGCGCTGCAGGCCCGCTTCGGCTGGCGCGGCCCCGGCCTGGCCGCCGGGCCCGAGCCCGCGCTCGACCAGGTCACCCCGGAACAGCTGCTCGACCTGGTGTCCCGGCTGGTCACCCGGGACAACTGCGTGCTCGCGATGACCGGGCCGCCCGGTGACGACATCCGGCTGCCGCTGCCCGACGCGCCCGCACGGCGCGCCCCCGAGCCGACACTGCTTCCCCGCAGCACTCCGGCCATGATCCAGGCGCCCGAAGGGGCGCCGGTGACGCTGTCGTACCTCACGCGAAGCCCCGCCGTCGGCCTGGCGACGATCCTGCGCGAACGGCTCATGGACCGGCTGCGGCACGACCTGGGCATCAGCTACGACATCAGCGACGACACCCTGCCGCTGCAGGCGGGCTGGCTCACCGCGATCGCGGCCGACTTCGCCCCGGACGCCGAGCCCGACGTCGCGCGGGTGATGCGCGAGGAGGTCCTCGGGCTGGCGAACCGGCCGCCCGACGCGGGCGAGCGGGCCCACGCCGCGCGAATGGCGGAGCTGCAGCTGAATGACCCCACGCAGCTGACGGGCTACCTGGGGTTCTCCGCCGTGCGACTGCTCGCGGGCCTCCCGGTGCTCACCCCGGAAGAGATGCTCGCGCGCGAGCTGGCCGAGCTGGAGCCGGCGCGGCTGCGCGAGGCCGCGGCCCATGCCGTGGCCACGATGCTCGTGCACGTGCCGATGGAGGAGCTGCCCGAGGTGGTCGGCCTCGCGGTGACGACCGAGCTGTACGACGGCCCCACCTTCGGCGACCGGCGGCACCGCCGGCGGACGGTGCGGCCGGTGCCGCGCAGCCTCGAGGTCAGCGTGGGCGAGGACGGCATCTCGATGCACCTGCGCGGGGAGCACATCGGCGCGCCGTGGTCCGACGTCGTCGGTGTCGCGCACCACGAGGACCAGCGGATGGTCGTCTTCGCCGACGGCAACACCGTCTGGTTGCGTGCCCGCGACTTTCGCGACGGCCAGCGGCTCATCGAGACGGTCGACCGGGCGACGGCAGGCCGGCGCTTTCACGACCCGGGCATCGACCCGATGGCGGAGGAGCCTCAGGGCTGA
- a CDS encoding GNAT family N-acetyltransferase has protein sequence MSDHLADIAPTAPACSQHALDLDGLRAPGVRLWSAHDGPHLVGTVALAPVEPGHEELKSMRADPLRRGQGIGRALLEHALADATARGVTRVSLETGSMEFFAPARALYASAGFVDCAPFGDYAPDSNSAFMTRSLP, from the coding sequence TTGAGCGACCACCTCGCCGACATCGCCCCCACGGCTCCCGCCTGCAGCCAGCACGCGCTGGACCTCGACGGGCTCCGCGCCCCCGGCGTACGTCTGTGGTCGGCTCACGACGGACCGCACCTCGTCGGCACGGTCGCGCTCGCGCCGGTCGAGCCGGGCCACGAGGAGCTGAAGAGCATGCGCGCCGATCCCCTGCGCCGCGGGCAGGGGATCGGTCGCGCCTTGCTGGAGCACGCGCTCGCCGACGCGACAGCACGCGGGGTCACCCGTGTCTCGCTGGAGACCGGGAGCATGGAGTTCTTCGCCCCCGCCCGCGCGCTGTACGCCAGCGCCGGCTTCGTCGACTGCGCCCCGTTCGGTGACTACGCGCCCGACTCGAACAGCGCGTTCATGACGCGGTCGCTGCCGTAG
- a CDS encoding NAD(P)-dependent alcohol dehydrogenase, translated as MSTPTTTPALSAPAANAPFEQTTIERRPLRDNDIRIDIRFAGICHSDIHQVREEWGKSTFPMVPGHEIAGVVAEVGPAVTRHQVGDQVGVGCMVDSCGECEMCKNGEEQFCEKGAVFTYGDEGYDGEITLGGYAQSIVVSERFACRIPDGLPLDQAAPLLCAGITTYAPLKRWGAGPGKKVAVVGMGGLGHMGVKLAAAMGAEVTVLSRTLDKADDAATYGAAHQLSTKDPETFERLAGSFDLILNTVSADLPMGDYLGLLKPYGALVNVGLPTGDYAFAPGAVVGRSKVLAGSMIGGIPDTQEMLDFCAEHGIGATVETIDASQVDEAYDKVVAGDVRYRYVIDVATIQPGA; from the coding sequence GTGAGCACCCCCACCACGACCCCCGCCCTGTCCGCCCCCGCCGCCAACGCCCCCTTCGAGCAGACCACGATCGAGCGGCGACCGTTGCGCGACAACGACATTCGCATCGACATCCGGTTCGCCGGCATCTGCCACAGCGACATCCACCAGGTGCGCGAGGAGTGGGGTAAGAGCACCTTCCCGATGGTGCCCGGGCACGAGATCGCCGGCGTCGTCGCCGAGGTCGGCCCGGCCGTCACCCGCCACCAGGTCGGCGACCAGGTCGGCGTCGGCTGCATGGTCGACTCGTGCGGCGAGTGCGAGATGTGCAAGAACGGCGAGGAGCAGTTCTGCGAGAAGGGCGCCGTGTTCACCTACGGCGACGAGGGCTACGACGGCGAGATCACCCTGGGCGGCTATGCCCAGTCCATCGTCGTGTCCGAGCGGTTCGCCTGCCGCATCCCCGACGGACTGCCGCTCGACCAGGCCGCGCCGCTGCTGTGCGCCGGCATCACGACCTACGCCCCGCTGAAGCGCTGGGGCGCCGGGCCCGGCAAGAAGGTCGCCGTCGTCGGCATGGGCGGCCTGGGCCACATGGGCGTCAAGCTGGCCGCGGCGATGGGCGCCGAGGTGACCGTGCTATCCCGCACGCTCGACAAGGCTGACGACGCGGCGACGTACGGCGCGGCGCACCAGCTGTCCACCAAGGACCCCGAGACCTTCGAGCGCCTCGCCGGCTCCTTCGACCTGATCCTGAACACGGTGAGCGCGGACCTGCCGATGGGCGACTACCTCGGCCTGCTCAAGCCGTACGGCGCGCTGGTCAACGTCGGGCTGCCGACGGGTGACTACGCCTTCGCGCCCGGCGCGGTCGTCGGCCGCAGCAAGGTGCTGGCCGGCTCGATGATCGGCGGCATCCCCGACACCCAGGAGATGCTCGACTTCTGCGCCGAGCACGGCATCGGCGCCACTGTCGAGACGATCGACGCCTCCCAGGTCGACGAGGCCTACGACAAGGTCGTGGCCGGCGACGTGCGCTACCGCTACGTCATCGACGTCGCGACCATCCAGCCCGGCGCCTGA
- the recD gene encoding exodeoxyribonuclease V subunit alpha, which produces MSELVTGSTLFEPTSADDRRLAQRAPEGLLREANQAGAITAADVHTAVRVGRLAGEEREPVLLALALAVHAVVSGSTCLDLGAAVDPRVEIEWPEPAGWLEQVQDSPLVATGVLRVEHGLIYLDRYHEQEVQVARDLEQRLQATAETHDESLLATGLERLFPPVGDAAGDGGDGRHDPVEQRAAARVAVTRGTTVLTGGPGTGKTTTVARLLALLVEQAEQRPGGHRLRIALCAPTARAAAQLRDAVTRAASDMSAADQARIEGLEALTMHRLLGWKPGSSNRFRHDRRNRLPHDVVVVDEASMVSLTLMARLLEALRPETRLVVVGDPDQLASVDAGAVLADLVAGLRGRAGDEDVVEDGADDGVAGDEVEVEASGGDGVRPGLGPPVVRLTHTYRFGGGIGDLAQAIRDGDAGRALAVLAGADDVDLVADPDDVRHRLVRQAVDLRRRAAAGDGEGALRALAGHRLLCAHRTGPFGVSAWNRLVEQWVSEETGETFWTPMYPGRPLLVTSNDYANDLLNGDTGVVIRSADGVLRAELETTGGRRLLPTSRLSDIETMHAMTVHKAQGSQADHVTVLLPELDSPLLTRELLYTGVTRAQRHVTVVGTPEVLRAAIARRTHRASGLAQRLGAADGGGDTGVPA; this is translated from the coding sequence ATGAGCGAGCTCGTCACCGGGTCGACGCTCTTCGAGCCCACCTCGGCCGACGACCGGAGGCTGGCGCAGCGCGCCCCCGAGGGCCTGTTGCGCGAGGCCAACCAGGCCGGCGCGATCACCGCCGCCGACGTGCACACCGCGGTGCGGGTCGGGCGCCTCGCGGGGGAGGAGCGCGAGCCGGTGCTGCTCGCCCTCGCGCTCGCGGTGCACGCCGTCGTCAGCGGGTCCACCTGCCTCGACCTGGGCGCGGCGGTCGACCCCCGCGTCGAGATCGAGTGGCCCGAGCCGGCCGGTTGGCTCGAGCAGGTGCAGGACAGCCCGCTGGTCGCCACCGGGGTGCTGCGGGTCGAGCACGGCCTGATCTATCTCGACCGCTACCACGAGCAGGAGGTGCAGGTCGCCCGCGACCTCGAGCAGCGGCTGCAGGCCACCGCCGAGACGCACGACGAGAGCCTGCTCGCGACCGGGCTGGAGCGGCTCTTCCCGCCGGTCGGTGACGCCGCGGGCGACGGTGGCGACGGGCGGCACGACCCGGTCGAGCAGCGCGCGGCGGCCCGGGTCGCGGTCACCCGCGGCACCACCGTGCTCACCGGCGGCCCCGGCACCGGCAAGACCACCACCGTCGCCAGGCTGCTGGCGCTGCTGGTCGAGCAGGCCGAGCAACGCCCGGGGGGCCACCGGCTGCGCATCGCCCTGTGCGCCCCCACCGCCCGGGCCGCGGCCCAGCTGCGCGACGCCGTCACCCGCGCCGCGTCCGACATGTCCGCGGCCGACCAGGCCCGCATCGAGGGCCTCGAGGCGCTGACGATGCATCGCCTGCTGGGCTGGAAACCGGGCAGCAGCAACCGTTTTCGGCACGACCGGCGCAACCGGCTGCCGCACGACGTCGTGGTCGTCGACGAGGCCTCGATGGTGTCGCTCACGCTCATGGCGCGACTGCTCGAGGCGCTGCGCCCCGAGACCCGGCTCGTCGTCGTCGGTGACCCCGACCAGCTCGCGTCGGTCGACGCGGGGGCCGTGCTCGCCGACCTGGTGGCCGGTCTGCGCGGACGCGCGGGCGACGAGGACGTGGTCGAGGATGGCGCGGACGACGGTGTCGCGGGCGACGAGGTCGAGGTCGAGGCGTCGGGTGGGGACGGCGTACGACCGGGGCTGGGGCCGCCCGTCGTGCGGCTCACCCACACCTACCGCTTCGGCGGCGGGATCGGCGACCTCGCGCAGGCCATCCGCGATGGCGACGCCGGCCGCGCCCTCGCGGTGCTGGCCGGTGCCGACGACGTCGACCTGGTCGCCGACCCCGACGACGTGCGTCACCGTCTGGTGCGCCAGGCCGTCGACCTGCGCCGGCGGGCAGCCGCCGGTGACGGCGAGGGCGCGCTGCGGGCGCTGGCCGGCCACCGGCTGCTGTGCGCCCACCGCACCGGGCCGTTCGGCGTCTCGGCGTGGAACCGGCTCGTCGAGCAGTGGGTGTCGGAGGAGACCGGCGAGACCTTCTGGACGCCGATGTACCCCGGCCGCCCGCTGCTCGTCACGAGCAACGACTACGCCAACGACCTGCTCAACGGCGACACCGGCGTCGTGATCCGCTCGGCCGACGGGGTGCTGCGCGCCGAGCTCGAGACCACCGGCGGGCGTCGCCTGCTGCCCACGTCGCGGCTCAGCGACATCGAGACGATGCACGCGATGACGGTGCACAAGGCGCAGGGCAGCCAGGCCGACCACGTCACGGTGCTGCTGCCCGAGCTCGACTCGCCGCTGCTCACCCGCGAGCTGCTCTACACCGGGGTCACCCGCGCCCAGCGGCACGTCACGGTGGTCGGCACCCCCGAGGTGCTGCGCGCCGCCATCGCCCGCCGCACCCACCGGGCGAGCGGGCTCGCCCAGCGCCTGGGTGCGGCCGACGGGGGAGGCGACACCGGCGTACCGGCCTGA